In Syngnathus acus chromosome 5, fSynAcu1.2, whole genome shotgun sequence, a genomic segment contains:
- the pdzrn3b gene encoding E3 ubiquitin-protein ligase PDZRN3-B isoform X3, whose product MGCSLCTLQKPEEHYKLLYEVCQVNGRDVSKVTHDQAVEAFRTAKDPIMVQVLRRAPLPKLVSSPTADNHLSDISTQTEITLQHIMPLANLPATSPPGTVLQGYLLTEERPSGHEYFDPNEFLDGINHDIEREELEYEEVDLYRANIQDKLGLTICYRTDDEDEAGIYISEIDPNSIAAQDGRIREGDKIVQINGIDIQNREDAVVLLTSEGNQNISLLVARPQIQLDEGWLDDDRNDFLDELHMDMLEQQHHQAMQFTASMLQQKKHEEDGGTTDTATLLSNHHEKDSGVGRTDESTRNDESSEQENMADDHTTASNTLSSCRKLAYSQDTLGSADLPFSGESFISADYADTDFLGIPADECERFRELLELKCQMRNGGIQGVYSQGGGAEGQDQEVVDKELELLNEELRNIELECLNIVRAHKMQQLREQCRESWMLHNSGFRNYNTSIDARRHELSDITEMPEKSDKDSSSAYNTGESCRSTPLTLELSPDNSLRRGPENQAGPSSSNGSAPESPAAPLQEVCSPGRSKALSKDPDSLQVESKERKVGEASKPARSFAQPRSLYKHAHIPAHAQHYQSYMQLIQQKSAVEYAQSQMSLVSMCRDAGDPGNKMEWKVKVRSDGSRYITKRPIRDKLLRERALRIHEERSGMTTDDDAISELKMGRYWSKEERKQHAVRSKEQRQRREFMKQSRADCLKEQVAPEDKKEPNIIELSNKKMMKKRNKKIFDNWMTIQELLTHGTKSPDGTKVYTSLLSVTTV is encoded by the exons GTCAATGGCAGAGACGTCTCGAAAGTGACCCATGACCAAGCAGTGGAGGCTTTCCGTACAGCCAAGGATCCCATTATGGTCCAAGTTTTGCGCCGGGCCCCTCTGCCCAAACTGGTCTCTTCCCCCACCGCTGACAACCACCTGTCAGATATCAGCACCCAGACTGAAATCACCCTTCAACACATTATGCCGCTTGCCAATTTGCCAGCAACTTCACCGCCCGGGACTGTGCTCCAAGGGTACCTCCTTACTGAGGA GCGTCCTTCTGGCCATGAGTACTTTGACCCCAATGAGTTCCTGGATGGGATTAATCACGACATAGAACGTGAAGAGTTAGAATATGAG GAGGTGGATCTATACAGAGCCAACATTCAAGACAAGCTAGGCTTGACCATCTGTTACAGGACTGACGATGAAGATGAAGCTGGGATCTACATTAGTGAG ATTGATCCAAACAGCATTGCCGCTCAAGATGGCAGAATTCGAGAAGGTGACAAAATCGTCCAG ATCAATGGCATCGACATCCAAAACCGTGAAGATGCAGTCGTGCTTCTGACCAGTGAAGGCAACCAGAATATATCTCTATTAGTTGCCAGACCACAGATCCAG CTGGATGAGGGCTGGCTGGATGACGACAGGAATGACTTCCTGGATGAGCTCCACATGGACATGCTGGAGCAGCAGCACCATCAGGCCATGCAGTTCACTGCCAGCATGCTGCAGCAG AAGAAGCATGAGGAAGATGGCGGCACCACTGACACAGCCACACTTCTCTCCAATCACCACGAAAAGGACAGCGGAGTCGGCCGTACCGACGAGAGCACACGCAACGATGAGAGTTCCGAGCAGGAGAACATGGCTGACGACCACACAACAGCATCCAACACTCTGAGCAGCTGCAGGAAGCTCGCCTACAGCCAGGACACCCTTGGCAGCGCCGACCTGCCTTTCAGCGGCGAGTCGTTCATCTCAGCAGACTACGCCGACACCGACTTTCTCGGTATCCCCGCGGATGAATGCGAGCGCTTCCGAGAACTCCTAGAGCTCAAGTGCCAAATGAGGAATGGAGGAATCCAGGGCGTGTATAGCCAAGGTGGCGGGGCAGAAGGCCAAGACCAAGAGGTGGTGGACAAAGAGCTGGAGCTACTCAATGAGGAGCTGCGTAACATCGAGCTAGAGTGCCTTAATATCGTCCGTGCCCACAAGATGCAGCAGCTTCGGGAGCAGTGTCGCGAATCCTGGATGCTCCACAACAGCGGCTTCCGGAACTACAACACGAGCATAGACGCACGGCGCCATGAGCTCTCGGACATTACGGAGATGCCGGAGAAATCTGACAAAGACAGCTCCAGTGCCTACAATACCGGCGAGAGCTGCCGCAGCACCCCTCTTACGTTGGAGTTGTCGCCAGACAACTCTCTGCGTCGTGGGCCCGAGAACCAAGCTGGGCCGTCGAGCTCCAACGGTAGCGCGCCCGAATCTCCCGCCGCCCCTCTCCAAGAGGTCTGTAGCCCCGGCAGGAGCAAAGCCCTTTCCAAGGATCCGGATTCCTTACAGGTAGAAAGCAAGGAGAGGAAAGTAGGAGAGGCCAGCAAACCGGCGAGGAGCTTTGCTCAGCCACGTTCTCTTTACAAGCACGCACACATCCCCGCCCACGCCCAGCACTACCAGAGCTACATGCAGCTGATCCAGCAGAAATCCGCCGTCGAGTACGCCCAAAGTCAGATGAGCCTGGTCAGTATGTGTCGAGACGCGGGTGACCCGGGCAACAAGATGGAGTGGAAGGTCAAGGTGCGTAGCGACGGTAGCCGCTACATCACCAAGCGGCCCATTCGGGACAAGCTGCTGCGGGAGCGCGCCCTGCGCATCCACGAGGAGCGCAGTGGTATGACCACGGACGACGACGCCATCAGCGAGTTGAAGATGGGCCGCTACTGGAGCAAGGAAGAGAGGAAGCAACACGCCGTCCGTTCCAAGGAGCAGAGGCAACGTCGCGAGTTCATGAAGCAAAGCCGAGCTGATTGCCTGAAGGAGCAGGTTGCCCCGGAGGACAAGAAGGAGCCCAACATTATCGAACTGAGCAACAAAAAGATGatgaaaaagagaaataagaaaatatttgacaactGGATGACCATCCAGGAACTGCTGACCCACGGTACCAAATCACCAGACGGCACCAAAGTTTACACCTCGCTCTTGTCCGTGACCACAGTCTAA